The sequence AAAAAGGTGTATCTGCCAtgcaattgtatcatatttaatatttaatcaGAAGTTTGTACGCATCAAACATGCATGCATGCAATCGTGGAGCTTCATATAGTATGATCTAAATCCTTCTACAGAATGGAAAATAGTATATGCTGAAATAACTTAAGTACCTTTTAGATTTCTAACCACAATCCCAGTAGTGATTCACTTTGATAAATATATATGAGACAGATCTAAAATAGTGATAGATAATCCATATATATACAGTCTGCCCTCATAGTAGTTATAATAGAAATGAGTATCAGATATGATTACAGAGAGTATATTACAAAGTTAATTTATATTGATTTGCATTTAAATACAAGTTGAGCGAATTTCAAATTGTTCGACCTATTTAACACATCCCCTTTTAAGCTGCATTTCTTTATTCGCTGTCaaattaagaaaaaaaaatttgaccCATATGTACGTAATTGTCTTGGAATTACCAACTCTATCTAAAACAGTACCTTTCTGTGTTTAGCTTTCAGCTTTCCATCAGTATCAAAAACGCAACAAGTATTGTACAGCTTGTCACCGCATCTTTCTGGTATGGACCCACCAACTATTGTGATCTTTAAAGAACGTGCAACTTCAGACAACATTGTTGTGGATGGAGATAAATCCTTCCCAGCATCAATGTCCTCAGCATACACGGGAAAGCTCTCATTAGCATAAGGGCTGTTCCATATTTCCTGTAATTAAAAATCACAAAGTGTCAACCTAATGAAGATTTTCAAATTGACATAGACTATTAAGTGAATTGactagcaataaaaataaaaaataagattaTTACAGGCAGAAGAACAAGCTTGGCGCCCTTTTCGGCTGCGTCTTCAATTGCTTGACGAGCATGCCGAATATTCCTCTCCTTGTCCGCTGTCACAGACAATTGACATAATCCGATCTTGAACTACAAAAGCAAGTAAGAACAAATGATAATTACAAAACCACAAATGTTAAAAAAGAATCCATATACGTATACAGTTCTCTGTTTTTCATCAATTATTATTTACAGTACAAGTTACAAAGTGTGATAAACTTATCATACTTTTACTTGAAAGTTCAGATGTTTCTTAACTTTGGTATCGAAAATAACGCTTACTTTGTCCCCAATTATCAGCTGTTTTTAGAAACTTTTCAGCTCATTGTTGCCTATATGTATACCAGACACAAAAGCTGTGCAACTTCCAACTATGAAGACTTATATCATATGTATtaaacttccaattattattttgtATGTATCAGATCATAGTTTTGTAGAATAATCAGTATTATACTTTGCTGACATGGCAGGCAGATAAATTTTATCTGATCAGCAAAACCGGTGCCATGTCATCAGAGTACAAAGTTATAAAAATTTCTATGCATACAATAACAAATTTAGAGCTTGATACACACAACAAAAAGACATCAACATAAATTTAAGTAaagtttgatttaaaaaaaaaactaagccACTTCACCTAAGATATGAACATATAGTATTACGGAGTACAACTATTTAACCAAACACGCACAATTAAAAATGGAAACCCAAATTACACGTAAATATCGCAACGCATTTGAAAAAACGAAACCTTAGAGATAGAAGGGACAGGCAAATCAATAGCAGGTGGAACCCTAGCGTTCTCAGGACTAAAGGAAGACGCCATAAACGATGATGAAGCACGAGTGATTGTACGGACAGAAGGAACTTTGAATAGACTGTGACGATCGTTAATTTTATTAGAAGCTACCGGAATTTGAAAGTTGTGTTGTGGAATTTGACGGCAAGCGAACGACGGAGATGAGACGGGAGATGAGCGAGTAACGGTGGATGATCGGAGAGTAGTGAAATTCACCGGCGATGTTGCTGACAAAATTGCAATTGTTCCGATACTTCTCATATCTTTGGAACCGTCGATTGAAGTGTTGAATCGTTGGATTATTTTTGGCAGATTTGTTAAACCCTAGACTTCGTGCAAATACCATTTTTAACCTTGGACTATCGAAACACTTTATTTTGCGCAACACAAATATGTACTCTTCCGATATTGCATTTTTAACCTCTATCGACTCCTTCCATATGCCTATGCCAGTTACTTAACCAGAAAATTTTTACACcggtgataaaaaaaaaaaattaaaaatatagtaaATTTTTTTGAACAAAATATGAAAATTTTGAGGCAAAATATTGAAGTCTTTAGatcaaaatttggagatttttttggacaaaataaaataacgtagtgtcgggatgattgcgagacgctcattggatagatatatcttggtgtaaacactagattccctactaattgatttctcgattagcatgtcacgaggaactatgcTATAGTGATTctaatcggatggactatgctcaactcccgacgctctatccggtttaagaatataagcggcccatcttggatgcaatgcataccttgggcgcacgaataaagtagcatagccatatatatagaatgtccaacctttcttaacaccttgggTGAAGTgaatggttatgattgtgtttcgaattcctttctgtcaatggtttggtaaaatctaagggtttgtagacaaattagaacatctgatagttctcagtcatccttaaagaattATAAGCTTAGCTTGTATTGCAGTGCGTTAAATTCTCATTTACGGCATATGGAGGTTTTGAGACAAAATATGGAAATGGGGGCAAATCAAAAAATTCAAAATGTTTGCACTACAAATTGCAAATTCAGTGGCGGCGTGTGCCCCCTCTGTCCCTTCTAATTTTCGCCTCTGCCTATGCCATACAATTACTTTTTGCAAAGTTTACATTGAGACCATGAACCTTTTCAAAACTTTGTAGAATTTTTATAAGTATGGTCGCATTCTTTCTACTCCattcttcaaagaatattgaatcAACTGCGTATTGTGAGTGCGAAATTGTAACCCCATCGAAACCATGTCAATTCCCTTGTATTAATTAAGCTCTATAGCCTTTTTAACTATACAATTGAGTACCTCATAGACGATAATGAACAAATATGGGGATAATGTGTCACCTTGTCGCAATCTCTTTACGAGTTGAAACTCCTTAGTCGGTGATCAATTTACTAACACCTAAAATAGACCGAAATTATAAGCCGCTCTTAGACAAAATTTTATTTATTCTCTCCATTTGGAACCAACCCAATAGAACCCAATACAAAATCAAGAAAATGCCAGTCGAGACTATCAAAAGCTTTCGCAAAATCGGCTTTAAACATTAGGCATTTCTTTTTCGCTTTCTTTAATTCTTCAACCACCTCGCTTACAATCAAAATTCCATCAAGTATTTGTCGACCCTTAATAAAAGCACTTTGTTGAGGCTCTACAATCTTATGAATAACCTTACACGAAATGCTTAGCTTCAATTATCGACAGCAAAATACTTgtacatgtagtgacccgtcctaattcatcattttgatagaccacaagatttaaatacagtttacctatctcgtgtacaaaaccatttttcataatgcttagcagagtaggttcgtatccttttctcccccgtaggttgcctgccgatttttaaataatcgtgcacatatctcgtgcacaaaactaatacacataacctgtgtataaaaatcattctctcgatacataacattcatttcgatttcattgctcaacatggtaaccgaccttaacatataatgcgcatcaataatatccccaaaacagaacatctcgtctgtaaaatatataaacttcgaagtactaaacaccacgcccacgagctcttccgtctagtgaacattctgggtgggggtgttcaacccggtagctacctttaggattcgcgtgaattatggtcatacccatttctaattcttaggttaccaagcaataataatcagggaaaaatattcataacaattagtggtaattataacgtccaactaattcaataataatccacagaacttctgtctgcataataattcattcgaggaatgttttgcttgtgtctatctcgtcaaacatttataaaagcatttcatgtattctcagttcaaaatatatttcaaaagcatttaataaagcagttgtaaaacagcgcatgtattctcagtcccaaaaatataaagagtaaaagggaatcaaatgaacttactatacgatattttgtagtaaaaatatgcatacgacgatactgaacaatgcagggttggcctcggattgacgaacctatatatatatatatatatatatatatatatatatatatatatatatatatatatatatatatatatatatatatatatatatatatatatatatatatatatatatatatatatatatatattaacacatataattgtaatcgaacgaatttatataatattagtgatatacttgttattatgtgtttcattagtaatttaattaaatgtatttattttatattctctaaataaataaaaatgttaatatagtttagttgagtatatttatatatgactcatttttattgtagtaatgataataatactagtagtaatattgataataatagtaatatgatttttataaaaataataacgatattagtaataataaaatgataataataataataataataataataataataataataataataataataataataataataataataataataataataataataataataataataatagtaatattcataaaattaataataatattaataaaattaataataatgataataaaaataatgatagttttaataatataatactattaataataataaaaatgataatgtttaATAACAATaagaaaataatgatacttttaataataataataataatgataatttctataataatgtcaattctaataatgataataataatattgataataatgaggtTAATAACCTTAAATGATGACTTttatactagtagtaataataataataataataataataataataataataataataataataataataataataataataataataataataataataataataataataataataatacttagaaatgataatctttatataaaatgatagttttaataaaagtgttaattcttaaaataatgatactaataatattactaatatcaataatcttagtcgtaatactaataatacctatTCTAATACTAGTTGTGTCATTAATAATACTtagaatggtaataataataataatagtagtagtagtagtagtagtagtagtagtagtagtagtagtagtagtagtagtagtagtagtagtagtagtagtagtagtagtagtaataataataataataataataataataataataataataataataataataataataataataataatgatgatgataaataagtaaactacctcaaaggagtagcccttaaaaaaatgcccaagtccgggtttgaacccgtgacgtcccgataacatccttaaccattacgctatgtgtttcaattctgaaatatcacccaacttaaattgtttttaacccttaattctgtatccttcttcttcctttttctaaaaaaattgccCGAGCCCGGACTCAAACTCGTGACCTCTTGCTAACCCACAAACACTCTTAACCATCTGCTCCGCTGTTCCTTTTTACAATTAAACCCACGATTTATTTTATTTAACTTATTCTTCTGTTTCTCTACTTCCTCTTGTTCTCAAATTAGATCGATCAGAACTATAACAACTAATCAAATCAATTGTTTACCATTGTTGTACTTCTATTgacttcattatcatcatcatctcatacatctaACCTAATCATTGTTTGTATCTTAACTATCACATGAACCGAAAAAAAATATGTATAGCAGCTCGTGGGTTTCGTGTGTCAAAGCAGCCCATCCACAAAAATTTATTCGGCCCAAAATATATCTACTCTTCGGCCCACTTATCTTTACTATAGAATTACGGCCCAACTGGTATTCAAATGTAACTTAGCAGGAACAAAGTTTAACGTAAATGGATATCAATCATTATGTTTGTTTGGAATAGGTACACGTCATTCTCCATTACTCACCCACTAGAAAAAGATCACCGACACTTTAATAAAAAGCTTTGTATAAATCTTCAAGTAGGGTTATAAGGATCATCATATTTTATTTATTACTTCACCAAAAATATCGATATATCTCAACCATCCTTTTTCGTTTCTTTCTCaggtatataaaaacatatatagtaACTTCATCAGAAAAGAAGTAGTAAGTTTAATCGGTTGTGGAGGTTTATGGTACCAATAATCTCACGTAGAATGGTGGTTTTGTTGTTGGAACATGAAACAGGAATTTTTCAAAAGTTTGAGCGATGGTGGCGAAGGTTTTGTCGACGGGTGGTGGTGACACAAGGTGGCGATGGTGGTTCAAGACAGAAACGAAGAAGAAGATCAAGAttatgagagagagagatagaaagaGAGAGATGAGATGGTGGTGGTGTTCCGGTTGATGATGGTGGCGTATGAGAGATGATAAGGTGGCCGGAGGTTTATGATTTGCAATCGTGAAGAGAAAGATATATAGAGAGAAGGGTGGTGATGTGAATGAAAGGGTACTAGTTAGAAAACAGAAGAAGGTACATGGTTATGTCGTGCTTCAATTTACAATttttgtttttccttcctcaattgcAGTAATGGTTAATATTATATATCAGTTGTAATCGAATAATAGAAGCTGTAAAGATGATAAGACCCGTTTGTTTGTATTGAAAATGGATTGGACGTGTAACAAGCAGCAGAcagggttcttcaaacaagaagaagaaaacaagaaaaaaATATATCAGATTATGACATGTAACAAAAGCGTACATTTCTCTGTTACTAAATTCTATCCAAATTGTTTTATAATGAAATTGAAGTTGTCAGAATGGCAAAGATCAGACAGTAAACAAAAATTGGATGGTGATGGGCAACTGCTTTGTTTCTGTTCTAAAAGTGGAATTAATCTGTAACCAGAGAAGACAAAAGTATTCGAGCAGACAAAAGAGTAATAACAAAACaagagaaagaagaaagaaaaagattaaagATGATATTGACCTTAAACAGAAACTCGATTGTATCTGATTATTAATTATGTGATTTATTTGTATTACttattgataaatatatatatgtttattatacttgttactaatattaataataaaaataaataataataatatgataataatatacatataataactatattgaaatagatattataaatttttatatacaatatttataaattacaatacACGTATAATAATTAAGTATAGAACTTATAGCATATAAAATAATACTTACAATTGTTTATATTAAATTATGTGTTTATTAATTtcgtatttaacttgtttaatatccaacgagatgacaaacgagtgttataaatatttaataattaatttaattatgttccatatatactttatatatgtatatatatatatataggttcattttaatatcatatttatatatatatatattcattttacatatttaatttctattgattaatttatatttttactatttcacattattatatatacacatatatttatagttatgtatatatatatatatatatatacatatatatatatatatatacatatatatatatatatatatacatatatatatatatatacatatatatatatatatacatatatatatatatatatatacatatatatatatgcacatttatttacaaacaattgttcgtgaatcgtcgggaacaatcaaaggtcaaatgtatataagaaacagttcgaaatttttgagactcaacattacaaactttgtttatcgtgtcagaatcatataaagatcaagtttaaatttggccggaaatttcgggtcgtcacaatacaagCGTCAAATGTGTGGGAAACTGAACTCAACAGATTATTACCTCAATCAATAAATATTTTTGTGTGGCGCGCATGGAGAAGACGTCTTCCGGTAAGAGTAGAATTGGATAATAGGggcattgtgaaatgtcccgttcatattgattataaacgttccatattaattgatttcgttgcgaggttttgacctctatatgagacgtttttcaaagactgcattcatttttaaaacaatcataacctttattttatcaataaaggttttaaaagcattacgtatattatcaaataatgataatctaaaatatactgtttacacatgaccattacataatggtttacaatagaaatatattacatcgacatatgtttcttgaatgcagtttttacacaatatcatacaaacatggactccaaatcttgtccttattttagtatgcaacagcggaagctcttagtattcacctgagaataaacatgctttaaacgtcaacaaaaatgttggtgagttataggtttaacctatatatatcaaatcataacaatagaccacaagatttcatatttcaatacacatcccatacatagagataaaaatcattcatatggtgaacatctggtaaccgacattaacaagatgcatatgtaagaatatccccatcattccgggacacccttcggatatgatataaatttcgaagtactaaagcatccggtactttggatggggtttgttaggcccaatatatctatctttaggattcgcgtcaattagggtgtctgttccctaattcttagattaccagacttaataaaaaggggcatattcgatttcgataattcaaccatagaatgtagtttcacgtacttgtgtctattttgtaaatcatttataaaacctgcatatattctcatcccaaaaatattagattttaaaaatgggactataactcactttcacagatatttccttcctcgaaaataagacttggccacggatcgattcacgaacctatacaaatatgtacatatatatcaaagtatgatcaaaatataattacaaccattttttattatgttttacagatttgagtgtattaaatcagctgtcctcgttagtaacctacaactagttgtccacagttagatgtacagaaataaatcgatatatatattatcttgaatcaatccacgacccagtgtatacacgtctcaggctagatcacaactcaaagtatatatatttttggaatcaacctcaaccctgtatagctaactcccacattactgcatatagagtgtctatggttgttccaaataatatatatacatgggtcgatatgatatgtcaaaacatttgcatacgtgtctatggtatcccaagattacataatatattagaatacatgtataatacaatataagttagctaggatatgatttgtatagatttgttaaacattgctagtagctaaaataatcaaaaaatatccaaacttgttttacccataacttcttcattttaaatacgttttgagtgaatcaaattgctatggtttcatattgaactataatttaagaatctaaacagaaaaagtataggtttatagtcggaaatttaagttatatgtcaattactaaagaggtagtcatttccgtcgaaaaaacgacatcttgatgaccattttggaaaacatactttcactttgagtttaaccataatttttggatatagtttcatgttcataagaaaaatcattttcctagaagaacaacttttaaatcaaagtttatcatagttataattaactaacccaaaacaacccgcggtgttactacgacggcgtatgtccggttttacggtgttcttcgtatttccaggttttaaatcattaagttagcatatcatatagatatagaacatgtgtttagttgattttaaaagtcaagttagaaggattaacttttgtttgcgaacaagtttagaattaactaaactatgttctagtgattacaagtttaaaccttcgaataagatagctttatatgtatgaatcgaatgatgttatgaacatcattactacctcaagttttctggataaagctactggaaatgagaaaaatggatctagcttcaaaggatccttggatggcttgaaagttcttgaagcagaatcatgacacgaaaacagttcaagtaagattttcactcgaaataagattgttatagttgtagaaatttaatcaaagtttgaatataaatattaccttgaattagaaagataacctactgtaaataacaaaagttccttgatcttagatgattacttaaaatggattagaaagcttggaagtagacttgcaaacttggaagtattcttgatttttatgaaactatacttatggaatttatgaagaacacttagaacttgaagatggaacttgagagagatcaattagatgaagaaaattgaagaatgaaagtgtttgtatgtgtttttggtcgttggtatatggattagatataaaggatatgtaattttgttttcatgtaaataagtcatgaatgattactcatatttttgtaattttatgagatatttcatgctagttgccaaatgatggttctcacatgtgttaggtgactcacatgggctgctaagagctgatcattggagtgtatatactaatagtacatacatctaaaagctgtgtattgtacgagtacgaatacgggtgcatacgagtagaattgttgatgaaactgaacgatgatgtaattgtaagcatttttgttaagtagaagtattttgatatgtgtcttgaagtcttttaaaagtgttagaatacatatcaaaacataacatgtatatacattctaatggagtcgttaagtcttcgttagtcgttacatgtaagtgttgttttgaaacctttaagttaacgatctcaattaatgttgttaacccaatgtttattatatcaaatgagatgttaaattattatattatcatgatattatgatgtatgaatatctcttaatatgatatatacattaaaatatcgttacaacgataatcgttacatataagtctcgtttcgtaattcttgagttagtagtcttgtttttacatatgtagttcattgttaacacacttaatgatacatttaaatatcattttatcatgttaaatatagtgtatcaatatcttaatatgatacatatgtaattagtagacgttatcataaagataatcgttatatatatcctttcgagtttcttaacttagtaatctcatttcttatgtatatcacacattgttaatatacttagtgagatacttactcatcataatcttatgtcaaccatatatatatgtttatatatatacaccacaacatgtaatttttacaattttgtaacgttcgtgaatcgccagtcaacttgggtgattaattgtctatatgaaacttatttcatttaatcaagtcttaacaagtttgattgcttaacacgttggaaacatttagtcatgtaaatatcaatctcaattaataaatataaacatggaaaagttcgggtcactacacattgacCTTCATACGACACGTTTTCCCATGTGTGGTGATGATGTTGAATCCACGGATCATGCTCTTGTTTTGTACGAATACACGTTTGAGATTTGGGAGAATATTTTTAGGTGGTAGGGGTTAGGAAATTTTGCGTTAACAAGTGTAGATGAGATTTTTAATGGGGATGGTCCTCATGTTAATGATGCGAAAGGGAAGTTGTTGTGGCAAGCCGTACAATGGGTAAGTGGATATTTAATTTGGAAGAATCGAAACGAAAAGATATTCCATAATTCGTCCCGCTAGTGTTCCACATTAGTAAACGATATTCAATTAAAAACATTCGAATGGATCTTGAGGAGGGCGAAAAAATATAACATCGAGTGGCATCAATGGTTGATCAATCCTTCATATTATACGGGCGACTGAGGCACAAGGAGTGGAGTTGGATAGTCTTATATTACGGTTCCTTTTCATTATTCGAGTAAAGTATATTTTGTATTAGAGTGATATAATGTGTAAATAGTTGTGAAGGGAGGCATCCCAATATGTATGTAAATTTTATAGTTaataactagtgttcgaaccctcgcttcgcgccgggggttcggtttttaatgtattttattgcgtttagtttgtaaaaagtttttgtggctaacgatgatgttgttgaaacgcaactcgagtcgaactaaaaggtat comes from Rutidosis leptorrhynchoides isolate AG116_Rl617_1_P2 chromosome 4, CSIRO_AGI_Rlap_v1, whole genome shotgun sequence and encodes:
- the LOC139904045 gene encoding omega-amidase, chloroplastic-like produces the protein MRSIGTIAILSATSPVNFTTLRSSTVTRSSPVSSPSFACRQIPQHNFQIPVASNKINDRHSLFKVPSVRTITRASSSFMASSFSPENARVPPAIDLPVPSISKFKIGLCQLSVTADKERNIRHARQAIEDAAEKGAKLVLLPEIWNSPYANESFPVYAEDIDAGKDLSPSTTMLSEVARSLKITIVGGSIPERCGDKLYNTCCVFDTDGKLKAKHRKIHLFDINIPGKITFEESKTLTAGETPTIVDTDVGRIGIGICYDIRFQELAMLYAARGAHLLCYPGAFNMTTGPLHWELLQRARAVDNQLYVATCSPARDAGSGYVAWGHSTLVGPFGEVLATTEHEEATIISEIDYSQLELRRTNLPLQKQRRGDLYSLLDVQRAE